From the genome of Streptomyces xanthophaeus:
CCTCGGCGGCGCGCAGTCCGGCCTCGGCGGCCGTCAGCCAGTCGCTCTGGAGCCGGCCGAGCATGAAGTACCCGCGCAGCATGTCGACGAGCCGCACGCAGGACTCGTGGAGCCGCGCGTCGGCCCCGCGGACGACGAGCACCATGAGGTTGCCGTGCTCGGCGCGCAGCCAGAGATGGGCGGCGCGGGGATCGACGGCGTCGCGCGGCAGCGCCGTGAGCGGCGGATGCAGCCTGATGAAGCCGGGGTAGCAGGACTGGACGGCTTCGTCGGTGCGGCGCAGGTACCACTGGTAGAGGCGGTCGAGGGCCTCCCGCCGCTCGGTCTCGGTGTCCTCGGCGACCCCGCGCTCGGCCGCGTAGAGCCCGATGAGGTTGTGGAAGCGGTACGTGCCGGGGGTCTCGACCTCGACGAGCTGCGCGGCGGCGAGTTTGTCGAGGAGCCGGTCTGCGAGGGACGGCGAGCAGTCGGCCAGCTGCGCCGCGGTGTGCGCGGTGAACGACATGTCGCTGACGCCGCCGAGCAGCCGGAAGAATCGGCGGGACATCGCCGGTAACGACCGGTAGGCCACGCTGAAGGCGGCGCTGACCGCCGTGGACGGGCTGTTGCCGAGGTCCAGCAGGCACAGGATGTCGCCTTCGCGTAGTTCCCGGACGAACGTCTCGACGGGCAGCCAGGGCCGGCCGGCCAAGTGCCCGCCGGCGATGCGCAGTGCGAGCGGCAGCCGCCCGCACAGGTCCACCAGCTCGGCCACGGTGGCGCCGGAGACGGCGGCGGGTTCGCGGCCGAGGACCGCCGTGAACACGTCCTCGGCCTCCTGGTGCGAGAGCAGGTCCAGGGTCAGTACGCGGGCTCCGTGCACCGCCACGAGGTCCGGGAGGTAGGCACGGTGGACGCTGAGGACGGCGCTGCTCGGGGTGCCCGGCAGCAGGTCGGCGACCTGTGCGCTGTCGTGCACGTCGTCGAGGACGATGAGGACGCGCCGGTCGGCGAGACGGCTGCGCAGCACCCCGGTCAGCTGCTGGCGTTCGGCGGGGAGGCTGGAGACGTCCATGCCGGAGGCGTGCAGGAGGTCGGCGATGATCTCGTGCATGGGGCGCGGGTTGCCGCGCGAGTCGCTGAGGCGTACGTACCACTGGCCGTCGGGGTAGGCGGTGCTGAGCCGGTGCGCCGTGCGCAGCGCCAGCGAGGTCTTCCCGATGCCGGGCGGCCCGACGATGCTGACCAGCGGTACGGAGGTGCGCTGGCGGGGGGTGAGGAGGGTCGTGAGCTCCGCGAGGTGGTGTTCGCGGCCCACGAAGTGGGTCGCCTCCGGCGGGAGCTGGCGCTGGACCATCCAGGGCGCGCTCGGGTTGGGGGACCGCACGCCTTGGGGGGAACGGGGCGCCGGGACGCTCGCCCCGGCCGGCTCCGGCTCCGGGTCCGGGTCCGCCCAGGAGGGACCGGTGTACGGGGCCTCGTGGAGTTGCGGCGGACCGGCGGGGACGCCGGGACCGGCGTGCCCGGGGGCGCCACCCGAGCCCATAGGGCCGGAAGGTCCGGAAGCACCGGACGGACCGGGCGCACCGGAACCACCGGCGGAGGCCGGGACTTCGGCCAGTTCCCCCGCCTCGGCGAGCACCCGGCGGTGCACCAGCTGCAGTTCCTGCCCCGGCAGGAGGCCCAGTTCCTGGTCGAGCATCTGGTAGTAGTCGCGGTACTCCTCCAGGGCCGCCGCGACCTGCCCGGTGCGGTGCAGCGCGGTCATCAGGTGCTCGCGGAGCCGCTCCCGCAGCGGGTGGGTGGCGGTGAGCGCGCGCAGCTGCGGGATCAGGTCGGCAGCCTGGCCGAGGGAGAGGGCGAGGCCGAAACGCCGCTCGGTGAGGGTCAGGCACTCCTCGACCAGCTGCGGGACGACCTCGCTGTGCAGCGAGTTGGAGGCGACGGTGCCGAAGGGTTCGCCCCGCCACTCGGCGAGCGCCGCCTCCAGGTGGGCCAGTTCGCCCCGTCGGTCCCCGTCGCGGCGGGCGCGGCGCGCGGCGGCGGCGGCCTCACGGTAGCGCAGGAGGTCGAGCGTGCCCGGTGCGATGGCCAGTCGGTACCCGCCCGGGTGCGTCTCGATGCGCGGGAGGCCGCCCTCGCCCGGCTCGGCTCCGCGCAGCAGGGCGCGCAGCCGGGTCGTGTGCACGTGCAGCGCGGCCTTGGTGTCACGCGGCGGCGCGTCGTCCCACAGCCGGTAGATCAGCTCGTCGGAGGTGACGACGTGATCCGCGCGCAGCAGCAGCGAGGCGATCAGGACGCGCTGCTTGGGCGAGGTGATGGCCACCTCGCGGCCTCCGAGTCCGATCGACAGGGGGCCCAGGAGTCTCAGGTCGTCCACCGGAACGCTCACATGCCCACACCTGCCCCGCTCCCCCGTGCCGAATAGCCGTTCGGCTTATCGAATTTCCACACTAGATCGGGTGCCCACACGGGCCGCCCCGGTGTGAAGTAAGTCTCATCCGCCGGGCGGGACGAAGCGCTGGTTCAAGCCAACACGGGCTCGCGCATCGAAAGTTCGAAGGCCTTGGCCAGCAAGGAGTAGGAGCGCATGCGCTGTTCGGGCGAGTGGATCGTGGAGAGCACCATGAACTCGTCGGCCCCCAGTTCCCCGGCCATCGAGGTGAGCGTGGACCGGACGTGGTCCGGGTCGCCGACGATACAGCGCGGCCATTCGGCGACCTCGGTCGCGAGCGGTTCGACCTCGCCCCGCAGCGCGGCGAGGGCGGCTTCGGGCGCGGGCAGCGGGAGCAGCAGCCCACGTCCCATCCTCAGCCGGAACAGGCGCTGGCTGGCGAAGACCCACTCGGCCTCCTCCTGCGTCGGGGCGCAGTACACCCCGACGCCGATCTGAACGCGGGGCCGGGCCCCTTCGCTTCCGCGGAAGTGGGAGCGGTAGGCCTCCACGGTGGCCCGGGTCGCCTGGGGGCGGCCGAAGTGCGCGATGGAGATGGGCAGTCCGAGCCGCGCGGCGAGGGTCGCACTGGAGGGGCTTGCGACGAGGAGCCACACTTCGGGGGAGCCCGCTCCACTCGGCATCAGCTGGATCCGGTGGTAGGGGTGGTCCTCGGGGAAGCCGCCGTGCAGGAAGGCGAGGAGCTCGGCGAGCTTGCCGGGGAAGTCCCCGTCGTCGTTGCCTCCGACGCCCGGGGACAGCGCGTGGGCCTCGATGCTGCCGGCACCGGTGCCGCGGCCCACCCCGAGGTCTATGCGGCCCGGCGAGAGCGCGCCGAGCACCCGGAACACCTCGGCCACCTTCAGCGGGCTGTAGTGCGGCAGGAGCACCCCTCCGGAGCCCACCCGGATGCCGGTCGTCTCGCCCGCGATGCGCGCGGCCATGACCTCGGGGGCGGGTCCGGCGAACGACGGGGTCGCGTGGTGCTCGGCGAGCCAGTAGCGGTGATACCCCAACCGGTCGGCGAGGCGGGCCAGTTCGATGGAGTTGCGCAAGGCGGTCGCCGGGGTCGAGCCCTCGGGGATGACCGACTGGTCGAGTACGGACAGCTTCATCTTCGAGCTCCTTCGCGGTGGTGCCGGAAGGAGGGGACGCTTCAGGGGATGGCGCCGGCGCCCGTGTACCGCAGCCGGGCCACGAGGGAGGCCGTTCGGTCGTCGAACGACGCGACGTCGATGAGCCTGGTGAGCTCCTCGCGGCAGCGGGCCTCGGCTTCCTCTCCGCGCCGGGCGCCGAGCGGTGTGAGGTTGCAGTAGACGCCGCGCCGGTCGTGTTCGCAGCTCACCCGGGTCGTGAGGCCTTTGGTTTCGAGGCGGGTGACGAGCCTGCTCATCGACGACTGGTCGAGGCCCACGGCCTCCGAGAGTTCCTGGACGCGGGTGCCGCGCTCGTGGCCGTGCCGCAGCTCGATGAGGACCATCAGCTCCGGCAGGGACACCTGGAACTCGCCCGTCAGGAGCCGGTCGAGCTGCTGGTTGACCTGACCGACCAGGAGTGTCAGCCGACGCCACTGGTCGAACCCTTCAGGACGTCCGGCCTGAGTGTCAGCGGTCACGGCGGTGCTCCCCTTCGTCGTCTCCCTCCAGTGTAGTCACCTACAGGCCGAATTCATGCTCGTGCATCGAATTCTGGTGAACTGTTTTCGCAAGACTGCCCTGTCCATGCAGCTTTCGGCAACGCTTGATGTGAACTTGTCTCGAAAGTCGATGCATGCACCTGCATTCATGTCTATCGTGGAGACAACGACGCCGCGGTGCGTCGCCCGACGCGCATCCCGTCCCCCGTCCCTGTTGCCCATGACCCAGGCGGTACGCCATGACGCATTCCAGTCCCGAACCCTCTCCCGAAACCACGGCCACGGCCACGGCTACGACCGCGGCCGGGTCCGGAGCGAAGACCGAGGCCCCCGCGCCGGCCCAGGCGCCCGCCGAAGCCGCACTCGACGCCACGTTCCTCAAGATGGCCGGCGTCTTACTCCTCGCGCTGCTGATGGCCCTGCTCGACGAGACCATCGTCAACGTCGGCGTGAAGACCCTCAGTGGCGAGTTCGGCTCCCCGCTCGCGACCATCCAGTGGGTCACCGCGGGCTACCTGCTCGCCGTCGCCGTCGCGACCCCCTTCGCCGGCTGGGCCGTGGACCGGTTCGGCGGGCGCACGATGTGGCTCGTGGCGGTCTCCGTCTTCGTTCTCGGCTCGCTGCTGTCCGGAATCGCCTGGTCCGCGGAGTCCCTCATCGCCTTCCGCGTAGTCCAGGGCCTCGGCGGCGGCATGATCGTCCCCGTGGTGCAGACCGTCCTCGCCACCACGGCGGGACCGTCCCGCGTGGCCAAGGCCATGGCCCTCATCTCGATCCCGCTCACCCTCGGCCCGATCCTCGGGCCCGTGGTCGGCGGTGTCCTCGTGGACGCCGTCAGCTGGCGCTGGATGTTCCTGATCAACCTGCCGATCGGTATCGTCGCGCTCTTCCTCGCCCTGCGGACCCTGCCCAAGGAGAGCCACGGGGGCCGGCCCGACGAACCCCTCGACGTCCTCGGCCTCGTCCTGCTCTCGCCCGGCTTCGCCGCCCTCGTCTTCGGCATCACCACCGCCGCGCACACCGGTGACGCCACCTCCCCGAAGGTGCTGGGCGCCCTCGGCCTCGGCGTGCTGCTCCTGCTGGGCTACCTGGTCCACGCGCTGCGCACGTCCACGACCCCGCTGATCGACGTCCGGCTGTTCGCCAACCGGGGCTTCACGATGGCGGTCGTCACGATGTTCTTCGTCGGGGCCGTCGCCAACACCCTGCTCTTCCTCACCCCGCTCTACTACCAGCAGTCGCGCGGCTTCGGGGCCCTGCACGCGGGCCTGTTGCTCATCCCGTCCGGTGTGCTCGGCGCGGCCGGCGCCATCACCTCCGGCAAGACCGCCCACAAGGTCACCGCCCGCCTCACCTCGACCGTGGGCATGACGGTCGCCGCGCTCGGCACGCTCGTCTTCACCCAGGCCGGGCCCGACACCAACTCGGCGCTCCTGTCCGTGGCCCTCGGCCTCACCGGCTTCGGCATCGGCCTCACCGCGCCCGGCACGATGGCCTTCATGTACCAGGCGGTCGGAGAGGCGAGCGCTCCCCGGGCGACCAGCGCACTGTTCATCTTCAACCAGATCGGCGGCGCCCTCGGGATCGCCGTGGTCGCGCTCACCGTCCAGCAGCGGCTCGGGGACTCCGGCGGCCACCCCGCGTCCGCCTACGCGGGCACCTACGTCGCCGTGATCGTCTTCGCCCTCGTCGCCGCCCTCGCCGCCTTGTGGCTGCCCGGCGCCTTCCGCGCCGCCGCCCCCGCCCCGGCGCCCCTGGCGGCGGACGGCCCGGAGCCGGTGCCGAGCGGCGCCTGACCGCGCTCCCCCTCCACGCCGGCCGACGGCCGCCCGTGCATCCCCCGCCGGGTGCGGTCGTCGGCCGGTGCCCCGGCCTGCCTGGACGCTCACGCTCCAGGCAGGCCGTCCGCGTTCCGGCGCCCCCCATGGAGCCTGGATCAGGAATCCAGCGGCGGCGCCTACACCGGAAACACCCATCGGACTTCGCGACGAGGAAGCATGAAGGCACTCGTAACCACCGGGCTTGATCCGCTCACCATGGAACTGCGGTCCGTACCCGACCCACGGCCACGCCACGACGAAGCCCTGATCGAGGTGCACGCCACCTCGGTCAACCGCGCCGACCTCCTCCTGGCGTTACGCAGGCCGGTCGGCTCCTCACTCGGCCTCGACCTGGTGGGCACCGTCCTGTCCGCCGCCGCCGACGGCAGCGGCCCCCCGGCGGGCTCCCGCGTCGCGGGGATCGCCGCGAACAACGCCTGGGCCGAACTCGCGGCGGTCCGCACGGACCGGCTCGCCGTCCTGCCGGACCAGGTGACCGA
Proteins encoded in this window:
- a CDS encoding AfsR/SARP family transcriptional regulator, translated to MSVPVDDLRLLGPLSIGLGGREVAITSPKQRVLIASLLLRADHVVTSDELIYRLWDDAPPRDTKAALHVHTTRLRALLRGAEPGEGGLPRIETHPGGYRLAIAPGTLDLLRYREAAAAARRARRDGDRRGELAHLEAALAEWRGEPFGTVASNSLHSEVVPQLVEECLTLTERRFGLALSLGQAADLIPQLRALTATHPLRERLREHLMTALHRTGQVAAALEEYRDYYQMLDQELGLLPGQELQLVHRRVLAEAGELAEVPASAGGSGAPGPSGASGPSGPMGSGGAPGHAGPGVPAGPPQLHEAPYTGPSWADPDPEPEPAGASVPAPRSPQGVRSPNPSAPWMVQRQLPPEATHFVGREHHLAELTTLLTPRQRTSVPLVSIVGPPGIGKTSLALRTAHRLSTAYPDGQWYVRLSDSRGNPRPMHEIIADLLHASGMDVSSLPAERQQLTGVLRSRLADRRVLIVLDDVHDSAQVADLLPGTPSSAVLSVHRAYLPDLVAVHGARVLTLDLLSHQEAEDVFTAVLGREPAAVSGATVAELVDLCGRLPLALRIAGGHLAGRPWLPVETFVRELREGDILCLLDLGNSPSTAVSAAFSVAYRSLPAMSRRFFRLLGGVSDMSFTAHTAAQLADCSPSLADRLLDKLAAAQLVEVETPGTYRFHNLIGLYAAERGVAEDTETERREALDRLYQWYLRRTDEAVQSCYPGFIRLHPPLTALPRDAVDPRAAHLWLRAEHGNLMVLVVRGADARLHESCVRLVDMLRGYFMLGRLQSDWLTAAEAGLRAAEALGDRRATAVMRLGVGLALQGLNDLEPAARQLENAQEEFVSLGVKDFEVVTVNALAMNQLQQPTKHIDSAITLLERGLRISRSLGLRHVEARGHMYLGMARHTQGDLSAAEFHFRASASILREHGVHRSRPEVLARLGMVHGDLGNVEEATEYLSVALALSQEFNAPHSTALASYGLAQVHAGQGRVDLAYQHAECAVSLSRDQGYTALEANARNALGAIHLIRGRSAEAREEFVRTLEIALRIGHPQSQAQALIGLGRLELDGGRPAEALTQARRAASIADTSGLYLLRAQAQDLIRCAAEHSGAPPAPPALPQPGADFPPGPPQDRCLPPRRG
- a CDS encoding MarR family winged helix-turn-helix transcriptional regulator, coding for MTADTQAGRPEGFDQWRRLTLLVGQVNQQLDRLLTGEFQVSLPELMVLIELRHGHERGTRVQELSEAVGLDQSSMSRLVTRLETKGLTTRVSCEHDRRGVYCNLTPLGARRGEEAEARCREELTRLIDVASFDDRTASLVARLRYTGAGAIP
- a CDS encoding MDR family MFS transporter, giving the protein MTHSSPEPSPETTATATATTAAGSGAKTEAPAPAQAPAEAALDATFLKMAGVLLLALLMALLDETIVNVGVKTLSGEFGSPLATIQWVTAGYLLAVAVATPFAGWAVDRFGGRTMWLVAVSVFVLGSLLSGIAWSAESLIAFRVVQGLGGGMIVPVVQTVLATTAGPSRVAKAMALISIPLTLGPILGPVVGGVLVDAVSWRWMFLINLPIGIVALFLALRTLPKESHGGRPDEPLDVLGLVLLSPGFAALVFGITTAAHTGDATSPKVLGALGLGVLLLLGYLVHALRTSTTPLIDVRLFANRGFTMAVVTMFFVGAVANTLLFLTPLYYQQSRGFGALHAGLLLIPSGVLGAAGAITSGKTAHKVTARLTSTVGMTVAALGTLVFTQAGPDTNSALLSVALGLTGFGIGLTAPGTMAFMYQAVGEASAPRATSALFIFNQIGGALGIAVVALTVQQRLGDSGGHPASAYAGTYVAVIVFALVAALAALWLPGAFRAAAPAPAPLAADGPEPVPSGA
- a CDS encoding LLM class flavin-dependent oxidoreductase, with product MKLSVLDQSVIPEGSTPATALRNSIELARLADRLGYHRYWLAEHHATPSFAGPAPEVMAARIAGETTGIRVGSGGVLLPHYSPLKVAEVFRVLGALSPGRIDLGVGRGTGAGSIEAHALSPGVGGNDDGDFPGKLAELLAFLHGGFPEDHPYHRIQLMPSGAGSPEVWLLVASPSSATLAARLGLPISIAHFGRPQATRATVEAYRSHFRGSEGARPRVQIGVGVYCAPTQEEAEWVFASQRLFRLRMGRGLLLPLPAPEAALAALRGEVEPLATEVAEWPRCIVGDPDHVRSTLTSMAGELGADEFMVLSTIHSPEQRMRSYSLLAKAFELSMREPVLA